Within the Dechloromonas denitrificans genome, the region CGGGCGGTGCGGCACGTAGGAAATGATTTCGGGCGGCGGGGCGGGCAGCAGGCGGTCGCCGCGACCGATTTCCTGCTTGGCCTGGGTGATCTGGATGGTAGCCGGTTCGCCCGGCCTGATCAGGCGGGCATGGCCGAGGAAAAAGGCTTCGTGGGCGATGACTTCGCCGGTTTCCGGATCCTTGAGTTCCTTGCCCGGGCGGAAGACATGCCATTTCTCGACGCTGGCGTCGGGGATGCCGGAAACGAAAGCCTCGTCGCCGTTGCCGACCAGCATGCGATCTTCCTGGGTGGCGACGATGCGGGCCTTGCCGTCATGGGCGCCCGGTTCGATGACCAGTGGCTTCGAAATGAAGGGCTCAATGACATTTGGCGGAATACTGGGGATGACCTGCTGAACCGCCTGGCTGTATACCTGCGGCTGGAGCTTGCCGGTGCCCTGGTGCTGTTTGCCGAGTCGCAGTCGCGGATTGCCGCTCGACATGTCAAGGATGACGACATCGCCGGGGTAGATCAGATGCGGATTCTTGATTTCGGCCTTGTTCATCTGCCAGATTTCCGGCCAGCGCCACGGCTGCTGGAGGAATTTGCCGGAAATGCCCCACAGGGTGTCGCCGCGCACGACGATATGGCGGTCGGGCGGGTTGTCGACAAGCTTGAGCGGCTCGGCGGCGGATGCGCAAGCGGCCGTTACGGCCAGGATGAGCGCGGATATAATGCGGACCATAGTCGTAACCTCACGTGCCGGCGGAACGCGGTGCATCAGATGCTGTCTTATTTGCATCAAGCGAATCCGTTTCCATATCTCGAGAATTGCTTTAGATTCTGCACGTAATAACCTAAGCGAGCAAGCTTTTATTCCTGTCAACCTATGGCTCTTCTACCCATTTTGCGTTTCCCCGACCTTCGCCTGAAAAAGGTCGCCGTACCCGTTGTCAAAATTGACGACAGCATCCGAAAACTGGCGGCCGACATGGCTGAAACGATGTACGAAGCGCCCGGAATCGGTTTGGCCGCGACGCAGGTCGATGTGCACAAGCAACTGGTCGTTATCGATATCTCGGAAGAGAAGAACGATCTGCGCGTTTTCATCAACCCGCGACTGGAAAACTTTACCGGTTCGCAGACCGGTGAGGAGGGTTGCCTGTCGGTACCCGGCATCTACGACAAGGTCGAACGGGCCGAGCGGGTCACCGTCCATTACCTCGATCTTGAAGGCAAGGCGCAGTCGCTGACGGCCGACGGCTTGCTGGCGGTGTGTATCCAGCATGAAATCGATCATCTCAAGGGGATGGTTTTCGTCGATCATCTGTCGCAACTGAAGCAGGCGCGGATCAAGGCGAAACTGGTCAAACTGTCGCGGGTTACCGCATGAGGGTGATTTTCGCCGGGACACCGGAGTTCGCCGCGCAGGCGCTGCAGGCCATTATTCAGGCCGGTCACGAAGTGCCGTTGGTGCTGACCCAGCCCGACCGGCCGGCTGGTCGGGGCATGGTTCTGCAACCCTCGCCGGTCAAGAAACTGGCGCTGGAAAAGGCCATCGAGGTTTTTCAGCCGCTCAGCCTGAAGGATGCGGCAGCGCAGCAAAGGATCGCGGCCATTGGCGCCGACGTGATGGTGGTCGCCGCCTACGGGCTGATCCTGCCGCAGTTGGTGCTCGACATGCCCCGCTTCGGTTGTCTCAACATCCACGCCTCGTTGCTGCCGCGCTGGCGCGGTGCGGCACCGATCCAGCGGGCGCTGCTGGCCGGCGATGCACAGACCGGGGTGTGCATCATGCAGATGGAAGCCGGCCTGGATACCGGGCCGGTATTGTTGCGCAGTGCCTTCCCGATCGATTCGGCCGATACCTCGGCAACGCTGCACGACCGGTTGGCCGAACTCGGCAGCAAGTTGATCGTCGAGGCGCTGGGCCACTTGCCTCTACCCGCCGAGCCGCAACCGGCGGACGGCGTGACCTATGCCCAGAAGATCGAGAAGGCCGAGGCGCTGATCGACTGGCGGAAAAGTGCGGCCGAACTGGATCGTCACATTCGCGCTTTCAACCCCTTTCCTGGGGCTCAGGCGCTGATCGGTGGGCAGACCATCAAGCTGTGGCGGGCCAGCATGGTCGATGCGCAGGGTGAATTTGGCCGGATCCTGGCGGTCGACCGGAGTGCCATTGTTGTCGCTTGCGGCGAAGGGGCGTTGGCGATCGGTGAATTGCAGAAGGCTGGCGGCAAACGTCTGCCGGTGCAGCAATTCCTGGCCGGCAATCCACTGAAAGCGGGCGACCGTTTCGATATTCCCGGCTGACCGGTTTCAGGCGGCACCGATACTGCGCGACAACTGACTGACGGTTGGCGGCAAGGTGCCGACCATGGCCAGGCTGGGGCGTTCGCCTTCCTTCTGGTGGCGCAGGGTAAGGTAGCGCAGGCAGGTGACGCGCAGGAAGGAAGCGAAGTTCTCGACCTCGCCACGATAAGCCTCGATTTCATCGTAGAGCTTGGCGATCAGCTGGTTGGTCGTCATGCCCTCGTTGCCGGCCAGCTCGGCGAGGATGTCCCAGAACAGGTTTTCCAGCCGGATCTTGGTGACGAAGCCATGAATGCGCAGCGAACGTGAACGCGATTCGTAGAGCATCGGTTCGGCTTTGACGTAGATTTCACACATGGGTGGCCTCCTCGGTTGGCGCGGGCAGTCCGGCTAGCAGAGACTGCCCGCGCAGCATATCAAAGCGTGATGTGGGTGCCGAGTACCTGCAGGAACTTGGCCAGCCAGTCCGGGTGGGCCGGCCAGGCCGGGGCGGTAACCAGGTTGCCGTCGACATGGGCCTGATCTACCGGGATGTCGGCATACTGGCTGCCGGCCGCCTTTACTTCCGGGGCGCAGGCCGGGTAGGCGCTGCATGAGCGGCCGGCTAGTACGCCGGCTGCGGCAAGCAGTTGGGCGCCGTGGCAGATCGCGGCAATCGGCTTCCGGGTGCTGGCGAAATGCTGCACCATGGCCAGCACTTCCGGGTTCAGGCGCAGGTATTCGGGGGCGCGGCCGCCCGGGATGACCAGGGCGTCGTAGCTGTCGGCCTTGATCTCGGCAAAGCTGGCATTCAGCGTGAAATTGTGACCGGGTTTTTCGCTGTAGGTCTGATCGCCTTCGAAGTCATGGATGGCGGTACGTACCGCCTCCCCGGCTTTTTTGCCGGGGCAGACGGCATGCACCGTGTGCCCGACCATCAGCAGTGCCTGGAAAGGCACCATGGTTTCGTAATCCTCGGTGTAGTCACCGGTAATCATCAGTATTTTCTTGGCAGCCATGTTTGTCTCCATTGTTATCGATCGGCGTGCGGCGGGTGCCGGCGCCTGAGGCATTGTCTGGAGTTTTGCGGGGCGGCGGGTAGCAGCCGGTTGCTACGGCGTTTCGGGCGGAGCGCTGTCGTCGAGGACGCGTTCGCGCGCCCCGAGTTGGCCGCGTTTTACTTCGATGCGCTCGGTGCGTCCGGGGGCAAAGGCGGCGATCACTTCCCGGAACAGGGAGTGGGCGCGTGCGGTGTTGTCGCCGCTGAAATTACAGACATAGACGTCCAGCGTGACTGCCGCGATTTCCGGCCAGGTATGGATCGCCAGGTGCGATTCGGCGAGGACGACGGTGCCGGTGACGCCGGCCGCCTGGTCGTTGGCGTCGCGAAATGGATGAAAAAGGCGGCCGACGACGGTCAGTCCGTGCCGGGTGCAGGCCTCGACGCAGAGGGATTCAAGGCCGGGAGCATCGAGCAGCAGGCGCGGTGGGCAATGGCAATCGTGCAGGTCGGCGATTAACTGGATTCCGTGCATCGGGCAATTCTATGACGTTCCACGTGAAACGCGGTGGCTGACGATGGCTTCGAGCAGGCGACCGAGGCGGTAGCCTGCTTCGACGATGCGCCGGTTGGCAATATCGTGTGCCTGCTGATTGAATTCCGCGCTGATTGTCGGCAACAGGCTACCGGCCGGTTCTGGATAGGCGAGGGCGAGCAGGCGATGGCTTTCGTCCCGCCACGCCCGCACGTTGCCCTGGTCGGCCGGTGGAAAGGCCGCGATCAGGCGCGCCGCGTTTTGTGCCAGCCGCTTGCCGCGCAGCCACGGTGGGCCGGGCAGGTCGTCCCAGTAGGTGTGCAATTTGGCAAACGGCAGGCGCTTGTTGAACGGATTTTCGATTTCGACCGTATTGCCGCCTTCATCGTCATGCCGGCCGACATGCAAGGGCTGGTGAATGTCGGCGACCAGATGCAGCAGCCAGGGCAGGGCATAGGACAGTTGCTCGCGGTCGGCCGACGAGTGAAGGACTCGGCTGAGTCGTTCGATCTGACGGTCGATTTCGCCAGCCTCGGATTTGCCGTTGCGGTCGACATCGACGTAATGCCAGCGCTGGTGACGGGCCGTGTCGCCCAGGCCGGGCAAGGGCGCCGTCGCCGGCTCTCGTCCCTCGGTGTAAAAGCGCGGGTCGCGGCGAATGTCGTCCGGCCAGGTCGATGCTTCGGCGAAGATGTCCGCCGCTTCGCCGGAATGTGCCTTTTCCATCCAGCGTGGGTGGTCGGGGTGGCCGGCCAGTGCGGCGGCCACCCATTTCTGGCTGGTCGGCGACAATTGCTGCCAGGCGATCAGCGCGGTCAGCCGGTGACCGGCGGCATTCCAGGCATGGGCCAGGAGCGGGGTGAAGGCGAAACAAAGGGCAAAAATCAGTCGGTGCATTGCGACATTATGCAGCGTGCGATAATCCCGTCCTATGTCCCGTTTACCCTTCGATTCCCTGGCTTTTGCCCTGCATCAAGCCGCTCATATCAACGCTGCCGTATTTGCCGGGCAAAGTCTTGCCGATGGATTGCTGGCGCGCGTTGATCCGCAGGCCCGGCCGGCCGTGCAGGATCTCGTCTATGGCAGCCTGCGGGCGTTCGGGCGGGGTGATTTTTTCCTGGCCCGGCTGCTCGCCAAACCGCTGACGGCGGAGGAAATACGGGCGCTGCTGCTGGTTGCCATCTACCGCCTGGAAACCCGGCCGGACGCCGCGCATACCGTGGTCGATCAGGCCGTTGCCGCCGCCGGCGAACTGGCCGAAGGTCGTTTTCGCGGACTGGTCAATGGCGTGTTGCGCAACTTCCTGCGCCAGCAGGCCGAACTGAATGTCGCGCTGGCCGCCGATCCGGTCGCCAGCTCGCAGCATCCGGACTGGTGGCTGGCCCGCTTGCAGGCGAGCTATCCGCAGGATTGGCCAAGCATCGTCGCGGCCGGCAACACGCCGCCGCCGATGGCCCTGCGAGTCAATCTGCGGCGCGGCACACGGGCCGACTATCAGGCGCGGCTGAATGGCGAAAGGCTGAACGCGACGCCGCTTGGCGAGTGCGCATTGGCTCTGGAAAAGCCGCTGCCGGTTGATCGCTTGCCCGGTTTTGCCGATGGCCTCGTCTCGGTGCAGGATCCAGGCGCCCAAATGGCGGCCTTGCTGCTCGACCCGGCGCCGGGCAGCCGGGTGCTTGACGCCTGTGCGGCGCCTGGCGGCAAGACGGCGCATCTGCTGGAGCGGGCCGATCTCGATTTGCTGGCGCTCGATCTGAAGCCGTCCCGCTGTCGGCGCATCGTCGAAAATCTCGCCCGCCTCGGGCTCAAGGCCGACGTCATGGCCGCCGACTGCGCCAAGCTCAATACCTGGTGGGATGGCCGGACCTTCGATGCCGTACTGGCCGATGTGCCGTGCACGGCCAGCGGCGTGGTGCGGCGCAATCCGGATGCCAAGTGGCTGCGCCGCGAAGACGATATCGCCAGCTTTGCCAAGGCGCAATCGCGTATTCTCGATGCGCTGTGGCAGGTCGTCCGGCCCGGCGGTAAACTGCTTTATGTGACCTGCTCGGTCTTCCCTGTCGAGAATGGCGAGCAGATCGCGGCATTTCTTGCCCGTCAGCCGGATGCACGCCGTGCTCACGAGGAACAGCTTTTACCAACCGCCGAACATGATGGCTTTTTCTACTGCCTGCTCGAAAAAAATGCCTGATCGACTGCGCCATTGGCTGCTGTTGCTGCTTTTCATGCCGGTTTTGGCATGGGCGGCCGAGATTGAAATAGCCAATGCGCAACTGTCGGCGACCGAGGAAGGTTATGCCCTGTCGGCCGATTTTCGTTTCGAGCTGACGCCGCGCCTCGAAGAGGCGGTAAACAAGGGCGTCGTGCTCTATTTCGTCATCGATTACGAAATGACCAAGGCGCGCTGGTACTGGCTCGATGAAAAATTGCTCAGCCGCAGTCTGACCTACAGCCTGTCCTACCATGCGCTGACCCGCCAGTACCGCTTGTCCACCGGCGGCCTGCACCAGTCATTCTCGAATTTGAGCGACGCGCTGGCGGTGCTCTCCCGCCTGCGCAACTGGGTGGTGATCGACAAGGGCGACAAAATGCTGCGCACCGGCGAGCCGTATCAGGCCGCCTTGCGCCTGCGCCTCGATATCACCCAGCTGCCGCGGCCCTTCCAGATCAGCGCCCTGGGCAACAAGGACTGGAACCTGGTGGCTGACTGGAAGACCTGGCAGGCGCCGTTGCCGGCCGTCGCGGTGGAGACCCGGTGAAGCGCTTCGTTGCTGCCGGCGGGGCTTTCGCCGCCGCCATCGGGGGCATCCTGTGGTTCCTGCTGCTGATGTCCACGGCGGCCGACACCGTCCTTTTCTCCCGCAACTATCCGCTGCTGATCGGTCTGAATGTCGTGCTGGCCCTGGCCATGGTCGGGCTGGTCGGCTGGCAGCTGCGCTCGTTGTGGCGCGACTATCAGGCCCAGGTCTTCGGGGCGCGTCTCAAGCTGCGTCTGATGCTGATGTTCGGTTTCATCGCGGTACTGCCGGGGGCGCTGGTCTATGGCGTTTCGGTGCAGTTCGTGACGCGTTCGATCGAAAGCTGGTTCGACGTGCGCGTCGAAAAAGCCCTCGAATCCGGCCTGCAGCTTGGTCGCTCGGCGCTCGATTCGCTGCTTGAAGACCTCGGCGCCAAGGGGCGCAGCATGGCCATCGAGTTGTCCGACATCCAGGAGCCGTCGCGGCGTTCGGCGCTGCTGCGTCTGCGCGAGGAAAAAGGGGTGCAGTCGGCGGCTCTGTTCTCGGTCGGTGGCCAATTGTTGTCCAGTGCGACCACGGAATTGAGCAGCCTGCTGCCCGATCTGCCGAGCCAGACCCAGCTCAAGCAGGCGCGCAATTCGCGGGCGATCAGCACCGTCGAAGGCGACGGGGGAAAGCTCTATCTGCGCGTGCTGGTGCCGGTCGCGGCCCATGATGTGTTCGAGGAACCGCGCATTCTGCAATTGATCAACCCGGTGCCGGCCAGCCTGGCGCACGACGCCGACGCGGTGCAGGACGTTTATCGCGACTATCAGGAGCTGCAACTGGCGCGGGCTGGCCTGACCCGGATCTATGCCCTGACCCTGACCTTGACTGTGCTCGTCGCGCTGTTCGGGGCATTTGCGCTGGCCTATTTGATGGCCCGTCGGCTGGTCGCGCCGCTCTACATTCTGGCCGAGGGGACGCAGGCTGTGGCGCAGGGCGACTTCTCGCCGCGTCAGGCGATCTACAGCGGCGACGAACTCGGCATCCTGACCCAGTCCTTCAACCAGATGACGCGGCAGCTGAATGAGGCGCACCACGAAACCGAACGCCATCGCAGCGAGCTGGAATCGGCCCGCGGCTACCTCGAATCGATTCTTGCCAATCTGTCGTCCGGCGTTCTGGTTTTCGATCGCAATTTCGTCCTGCGCACCGTGAACGAGGGGGCGTTGACGGTTCTGAACGATGATTTCGTCGAGCTGATCGGGGCGGCGGTCGATAACTGGCCGCGCCAGCACGCGATGGGCACCTTCATCCGCCAGCACTTCGCGGCGACCGAGGATGCCGAATGGCAGGCCCAGCTGGAGCTGGAGCGCCCGAATGGGATGCCGCAGATCCTGCTGCTGCGCGGTTCGCGTCTGCCCGAAGCGAGCGGCGGCGGCGATGTCGTGGTGTTCGACGATGTCACCCGGATTGTCGCTGCCCAGCGCAGTGCCGCCTGGGGCGAGGTGGCCCGCCGGTTAGCCCACGAAATCAAGAATCCCCTGACCCCGATCCAGTTATCGGCCGAGCGTCTGCAGTTCAAGCTGGCCGACAAGCTGCTCAATGGCGACGCCGAGCTGCTGGCGCGCGGGACGCAGACCATCATCAACCAGGTGCAGTCGATGAAACGCATGGTCGACGACTTCCGCGACTATGCCCGCCTGCCGGCGCCGGAAGTGTCGCCGCTCGATCTCAACGAACTGATCGGCGAAGTCCTCGGCCTCTACGAGAGCTCGTCGGCCCGCATCGAAACGCGACTGGACGAGGCCTTGCCGGCGATACTGGGCGATGCCACCCAGTTGCGGCAGATCATCCACAATTTGCTGCGCAATGCCGAAGATGCCCTGGAAGGCCGCGAGGCCGGTCAAATCAGCATCGTTACCGAAACGGTCGGGCGCTGTGCCCGTCTGTCGATCGGCGATAACGGCCCGGGTTTTCCGGCCGAACTGCTGCCGCGCATCTTCGAACCTTATGTCACGACCAAGGCCCGCGGTACCGGCCTTGGCCTGCCCATCGTCAAGAAAATTGTCGAAGAACACCTGGGTACCATCGAAATCAGCAATGCACCGGCGGGCGGCGCACGAATCGACATTCGTCTGCCCCTGGTGAAGGAGGAGAAAGCCAAACATGGCAATAATTCTGGTGGTTGATGACGAAATCGGGATCCGCGAGTTGCTCTCGGAAATCCTGATCGACGAAGCTTACGATGTCCGACTGGCCGAAAACGCCGGGGCGGCGCGCCGTATCCGCAACGAACTGCGCCCCGATCTGGTCCTGCTCGACATCTGGATGCCGGACATGGACGGCATTTCGCTGTTGAAGGAATGGCATGCGGCCGGTCATCTCAATATGCCGGTGGTGATGATGTCGGGCCACGGCACGATCGATACGGCGGTCGAAGCGACCCGTTTCGGCGCTTTCGATTTCCTCGAAAAGCCGATTTCGCTGCAGAAGCTGCTGTCCACGGTGCAGAAGGCGCTCAAGCACGATACGCCGCCGTCGCGTCCGCCGCTGACGCTGGAAGCTTTCGGGCGCTCGACTTTCGTCAAGGAATTCCGGCGCCGCCTCGAACAGGCCGCCGCCAAGGCGCCGATCCTGCTGCTCAAGGGCGCGACTGGCGGGATGGCGGAAATTTGCGCCCGCACCTTGCAGCCGCCGCGTGCACCCTGGCTCGATCTGTCCGGCGTGAGTAGCGCGCTGACCCAGGAAATGCTCGAGAAACTCAGTGGCGGCATCCTGTTTGTTCCCGATCTGGCGGCTCTCGGCAAAATGCAGCAGATGAACTTGGCCTATGCGGTCGAGCGTCTGGAAAAGCTCAATTTGCAGCTGGTCGCGGCGACCGTGGACACCGTTGGCGGCCCTTGGCGAAGCCGGCTGGGACAGCAAGCTGCTGGCCCGCCTTGGGGAAGTCTGGGTGGTCATGCCGTCGCTGGCCGGACACGCCGACGAGTTACCGGAGATCGCCAGCCTGTTGCTGACCAATTTCGTCGAACGCGGCGAAGTGTTGCCCCGCCGTTTTTCCACCGGCGGCCTCAATGCCCTGCGCACGCTGCCCTGGAAAAACCTCTCGGAGACGAGTTGGACCGACCTCTACATGCTGGTCCGCAATCTCGCCCTGACGGCGCTCGACGAGGAAATTTCGGCCGAAGACGTCAGTCGCGTCATGCCACAGGAAGCCGGGGACTGCCGCGAACTGGTCTCGATGCTGCCCTTGTTCGACCAGCCGCTACGCGAGGCGCGCGATGCCTTTGAAAAACTCTATTTCGAGCACCACCTGCGGCTTGGCGGTGGCAACATGACCAAGCTGGCCGAGCGCTCCGGCCTTGAACGTACGCACTTGTATCGCAAGCTGAAGCAACTGGATGTCCGGCTCGGCAAACGGGTCGAGGAATAGACCGTCGAGATAGCAGCGTAGTCCTGGTGGGGGCATCATGAAAGTCATCATTCTCGGTGCCGGCCAGGTCGGGGCCAGCGTTGCCGAAGGCCTGGTTTCGGAAGAAAACGACATCACGATCGTCGATTACAACGCGGCGCGCCTGGCCCAGTTGCAGGACCGGCTTGATTTGCGGACGGTCGTCGGCGATGCCGCGACGCCGTCGGTCCTGCGCAGTGCCGGGGCGGAAGATGCCGACATGATCATTGCCGTGACCCAGAGCGATCAGGCGAATCTGGTGGCCTGCAAGCTGGCCCAGAGTGTCTTCAATGTGCCGACCCGGATTGCCCGTTTGCGTTCGCGGGATTTCCTCGAAGACGCCAGCCTGCTTTCCGTCGCCAACTTTGCCGTCGATTACGCGTTGTGCCCGGAGCAGGTCATCACCGATTACATCCGGCGTTTGATCGAATTTCCCGAGGCGTTGCAAGTGCTCAGTTTTGCTCGCGGCCGGGTCAGTCTGGTGGCGGTCAAGGCGTTCGAGGGCGGGCTGCTGGTCGGCAGGCAGATCAAGGAAATGCGCGCCTTGCTGCCGCCCGATATGGAGGCCCGGATTGCGGCAATTTTCCGCCGCGATCAGCCGGTCTTTCCGGAAGGCGAGACGGTGGTCGAGGCGGGCGACGAGGTGTTCCTGCTCGCCGCCGCCGAGCACATCCGGCCGGTGCTGCGCCAGTTGCGCCGGATGATGACGCCGGTCGAGCGGATCATGATCGCCGGTGGCGGCAATATCGGTAGCCGGCTGGCCAAGACGCTGGAAAAGCGCTACGAGGTCAAGGTCATCGAAGGCCGCAAGGAACGCGCCGAGGCGCTAGCCAGCGAGCTTGACGATGCGCTGGTCCTGCTCGGCGATGCCACCGACGAGGAGTTGCTGGAGCAGGAAAACATCGCCGAGATGGATCTCTTCCTCGCCCTGACCAATGACGACGAAGACAATATCATGTCCGGCAGCCTGGCCAAACGCCTCGGCTGCAAACGGGTGGTGGCGCTGATCAACCGGCGGGCTTATGCCGAAATGATCGAAGGCGGGCCGATCGATATCGGTATTTCGCCAGCCCAGGTGTCGATCGGCACCTTGCTCACCCATGTCCGTCAGGGCGATGTCGCCGAAGTGCATTCGCTGCGGCGCGGTGCGGCCGAAGCGCTGGAGATCGTCGCCCATGGCGATGGCAAAACCTCCAAGGTGATCGGCAAGCGGATCGATCAGATCGACTGGCCGCATGGCGTGACGGTCGCCGCGCTGGTGCGCAACTTCGCGCAGCCGGTGGTGGTTGGCCAGACCGACGACTGGACGGCTATTACCCGCTACGGCGAGGTACTGATTGCCCACCACGACACGGTGATCGAGGCGGATGACCACGTGATCGTCTTCTGTACCCGCAAGAAGCTGGTCAAGAAGGTCGAAAAGCTCTTCCAGGTCGGTTTTCACTTCCTTTAAGGGGCTGCCATGACGCGTTTTGCCCCGGTTTATCGTGCGCTGGGCATGATCATCATGCTCTTCGGGCTGACCATGCTGGCGCCGTTGATCACCTCCTACGTCACCAACGACGGCGCGCAATCGGCTTATGACGAGGCTTTTGCCCTG harbors:
- a CDS encoding LysM peptidoglycan-binding domain-containing protein, with translation MVRIISALILAVTAACASAAEPLKLVDNPPDRHIVVRGDTLWGISGKFLQQPWRWPEIWQMNKAEIKNPHLIYPGDVVILDMSSGNPRLRLGKQHQGTGKLQPQVYSQAVQQVIPSIPPNVIEPFISKPLVIEPGAHDGKARIVATQEDRMLVGNGDEAFVSGIPDASVEKWHVFRPGKELKDPETGEVIAHEAFFLGHARLIRPGEPATIQITQAKQEIGRGDRLLPAPPPEIISYVPHRPDQEVAAKVVSIYGGVNEGGTSSVVALNRGKNSGLEIGHVLALFRNRVSINVDTDGRRSSTQIPEERYALAFVFRVFDGIAYALVVDSSKSVIVGDSARNP
- the def gene encoding peptide deformylase produces the protein MALLPILRFPDLRLKKVAVPVVKIDDSIRKLAADMAETMYEAPGIGLAATQVDVHKQLVVIDISEEKNDLRVFINPRLENFTGSQTGEEGCLSVPGIYDKVERAERVTVHYLDLEGKAQSLTADGLLAVCIQHEIDHLKGMVFVDHLSQLKQARIKAKLVKLSRVTA
- the fmt gene encoding methionyl-tRNA formyltransferase is translated as MRVIFAGTPEFAAQALQAIIQAGHEVPLVLTQPDRPAGRGMVLQPSPVKKLALEKAIEVFQPLSLKDAAAQQRIAAIGADVMVVAAYGLILPQLVLDMPRFGCLNIHASLLPRWRGAAPIQRALLAGDAQTGVCIMQMEAGLDTGPVLLRSAFPIDSADTSATLHDRLAELGSKLIVEALGHLPLPAEPQPADGVTYAQKIEKAEALIDWRKSAAELDRHIRAFNPFPGAQALIGGQTIKLWRASMVDAQGEFGRILAVDRSAIVVACGEGALAIGELQKAGGKRLPVQQFLAGNPLKAGDRFDIPG
- a CDS encoding ribbon-helix-helix domain-containing protein, encoding MCEIYVKAEPMLYESRSRSLRIHGFVTKIRLENLFWDILAELAGNEGMTTNQLIAKLYDEIEAYRGEVENFASFLRVTCLRYLTLRHQKEGERPSLAMVGTLPPTVSQLSRSIGAA
- a CDS encoding DJ-1/PfpI family protein; its protein translation is MAAKKILMITGDYTEDYETMVPFQALLMVGHTVHAVCPGKKAGEAVRTAIHDFEGDQTYSEKPGHNFTLNASFAEIKADSYDALVIPGGRAPEYLRLNPEVLAMVQHFASTRKPIAAICHGAQLLAAAGVLAGRSCSAYPACAPEVKAAGSQYADIPVDQAHVDGNLVTAPAWPAHPDWLAKFLQVLGTHITL
- a CDS encoding S-adenosylmethionine decarboxylase family protein, producing MHGIQLIADLHDCHCPPRLLLDAPGLESLCVEACTRHGLTVVGRLFHPFRDANDQAAGVTGTVVLAESHLAIHTWPEIAAVTLDVYVCNFSGDNTARAHSLFREVIAAFAPGRTERIEVKRGQLGARERVLDDSAPPETP
- a CDS encoding S1/P1 nuclease translates to MHRLIFALCFAFTPLLAHAWNAAGHRLTALIAWQQLSPTSQKWVAAALAGHPDHPRWMEKAHSGEAADIFAEASTWPDDIRRDPRFYTEGREPATAPLPGLGDTARHQRWHYVDVDRNGKSEAGEIDRQIERLSRVLHSSADREQLSYALPWLLHLVADIHQPLHVGRHDDEGGNTVEIENPFNKRLPFAKLHTYWDDLPGPPWLRGKRLAQNAARLIAAFPPADQGNVRAWRDESHRLLALAYPEPAGSLLPTISAEFNQQAHDIANRRIVEAGYRLGRLLEAIVSHRVSRGTS
- the rsmB gene encoding 16S rRNA (cytosine(967)-C(5))-methyltransferase RsmB, yielding MSRLPFDSLAFALHQAAHINAAVFAGQSLADGLLARVDPQARPAVQDLVYGSLRAFGRGDFFLARLLAKPLTAEEIRALLLVAIYRLETRPDAAHTVVDQAVAAAGELAEGRFRGLVNGVLRNFLRQQAELNVALAADPVASSQHPDWWLARLQASYPQDWPSIVAAGNTPPPMALRVNLRRGTRADYQARLNGERLNATPLGECALALEKPLPVDRLPGFADGLVSVQDPGAQMAALLLDPAPGSRVLDACAAPGGKTAHLLERADLDLLALDLKPSRCRRIVENLARLGLKADVMAADCAKLNTWWDGRTFDAVLADVPCTASGVVRRNPDAKWLRREDDIASFAKAQSRILDALWQVVRPGGKLLYVTCSVFPVENGEQIAAFLARQPDARRAHEEQLLPTAEHDGFFYCLLEKNA
- a CDS encoding DUF4390 domain-containing protein yields the protein MPDRLRHWLLLLLFMPVLAWAAEIEIANAQLSATEEGYALSADFRFELTPRLEEAVNKGVVLYFVIDYEMTKARWYWLDEKLLSRSLTYSLSYHALTRQYRLSTGGLHQSFSNLSDALAVLSRLRNWVVIDKGDKMLRTGEPYQAALRLRLDITQLPRPFQISALGNKDWNLVADWKTWQAPLPAVAVETR
- a CDS encoding sensor histidine kinase gives rise to the protein MKRFVAAGGAFAAAIGGILWFLLLMSTAADTVLFSRNYPLLIGLNVVLALAMVGLVGWQLRSLWRDYQAQVFGARLKLRLMLMFGFIAVLPGALVYGVSVQFVTRSIESWFDVRVEKALESGLQLGRSALDSLLEDLGAKGRSMAIELSDIQEPSRRSALLRLREEKGVQSAALFSVGGQLLSSATTELSSLLPDLPSQTQLKQARNSRAISTVEGDGGKLYLRVLVPVAAHDVFEEPRILQLINPVPASLAHDADAVQDVYRDYQELQLARAGLTRIYALTLTLTVLVALFGAFALAYLMARRLVAPLYILAEGTQAVAQGDFSPRQAIYSGDELGILTQSFNQMTRQLNEAHHETERHRSELESARGYLESILANLSSGVLVFDRNFVLRTVNEGALTVLNDDFVELIGAAVDNWPRQHAMGTFIRQHFAATEDAEWQAQLELERPNGMPQILLLRGSRLPEASGGGDVVVFDDVTRIVAAQRSAAWGEVARRLAHEIKNPLTPIQLSAERLQFKLADKLLNGDAELLARGTQTIINQVQSMKRMVDDFRDYARLPAPEVSPLDLNELIGEVLGLYESSSARIETRLDEALPAILGDATQLRQIIHNLLRNAEDALEGREAGQISIVTETVGRCARLSIGDNGPGFPAELLPRIFEPYVTTKARGTGLGLPIVKKIVEEHLGTIEISNAPAGGARIDIRLPLVKEEKAKHGNNSGG
- the trkA gene encoding Trk system potassium transporter TrkA, whose translation is MKVIILGAGQVGASVAEGLVSEENDITIVDYNAARLAQLQDRLDLRTVVGDAATPSVLRSAGAEDADMIIAVTQSDQANLVACKLAQSVFNVPTRIARLRSRDFLEDASLLSVANFAVDYALCPEQVITDYIRRLIEFPEALQVLSFARGRVSLVAVKAFEGGLLVGRQIKEMRALLPPDMEARIAAIFRRDQPVFPEGETVVEAGDEVFLLAAAEHIRPVLRQLRRMMTPVERIMIAGGGNIGSRLAKTLEKRYEVKVIEGRKERAEALASELDDALVLLGDATDEELLEQENIAEMDLFLALTNDDEDNIMSGSLAKRLGCKRVVALINRRAYAEMIEGGPIDIGISPAQVSIGTLLTHVRQGDVAEVHSLRRGAAEALEIVAHGDGKTSKVIGKRIDQIDWPHGVTVAALVRNFAQPVVVGQTDDWTAITRYGEVLIAHHDTVIEADDHVIVFCTRKKLVKKVEKLFQVGFHFL